The following nucleotide sequence is from Nocardioides eburneiflavus.
CCAGGAGATCGCCCGCGCGTTCGGCGCGACGGACGTCGTCGCCGAGCGCGGCAAGGAGGGCGGCGCGCGGATCGCGGACCTCACGGACGGCATCGGCGCGGACGCGGTGCTCGAGTGCGTCGGCACCGACGAGGCGATGAAGACCGCCTTCGCGATCGCCCGGCCGGGCTCCACCGTCGGCTTCGTCGGCGTGCCGCACGGCGTCGAGCTGCCGGTGCGCCGGATGTTCCAGAAGAACGTGGGTCTCGCCGGCGGCATGGCGCCGGTGCGCCACTACCTGCCCGACCTGCTCGAGCGGGTGCTGTCGGGGGCGATCGACCCCGGAAAGGTCTTCGACCTCACGCTGCCGATGGCGGAGGCCGCCGAGGGCTACCGCGCGATGGACGAGCGTCGCGCGATCAAGGTCCTCCTCCAGCCATGAGCGGCCAGGACGGTGCACCTGAGGGCCGGCTGCGCCTGGGCCCGCTGCTGCGCTACGTCGACGACACCTCGGCCGCCGTGTGGGTCGAGACCGAGGACCCGGCCACCGTCACCGTGACCCGTGGCGACACCTCGGCCACCGCTCGTACGTTCACCGTGCACGACCACCACTACGCGCTCGTCGAGCTCGACGGCCTGGCACCCGGCACCACCGAGCCCTACACGGTCACGATCGACGAGGGGCAGGTGTGGCCTCCCACCGGCTCGCCGTTCCCCCCTCCCGTGATCGCGACGCTGGAGCCCGGTCGGCCGCTGCGGATGGCCTTCGGCTCCTGCCGCACCTCGTTCACCCACGACGAGGAGGGCAACCGCACCCACGGCGTCGACGCGCTGCGGGCCTGGGCCCTGCGCACGGCGGACCAGGTCGCCGCGGCCGACCCCGACGACCCCGACCTCGCACCCGACCGCCTCCCCGACCTGGTGCTGTTCCTCGGCGACCAGGTCTACGCCGACGAGACCACCGCCGAGATGAAGGAGTTCATCGAGTCGCGCCGCGACATCGAGCAGCCCCCGTGGACCGAGCTCCAGGACTACGAGGAGTACGCCCACCTCTACCGGCTGGCGTGGTCGGACCCGGCCAACCGCTGGCTGCTGTCCACCGTGCCGAGCGCGATGATCTTCGACGACCACGACATCCGCGACGACTGGAACACCTCGCTCGACTGGCGGCGCGAGATGGAGGCGACGTCGTGGTGGCACGGGCGCATCGTCGCCGGCCTGGCGTCCTACTGGGTCTACCAGCACCTCGGCAACATGTCGCCGGCCGAGCGCGAGCACGACGAGGTCTACCAAGCGGTGCGCGCGCACCGGGGGCACGACGAGCAGGACCTCGGCCCGCTCCTCGACGCCTTCGCCGCCCGCGTCGACCAGCAGCCGCAGACCTACCGCTGGAGCTACACCCGCGACTTCGACACCCAGGCCAGGCTGGTGGTCGTCGACTCGCGGGCGGCCCGGCAGCTCGACCCCGACAACCGGGCGATGCTCGACCCGGACGAGGCGGCCTGGCTCGACGAGCAGCTGCGCGGCGACGTCGACCACCTGCTGATCGGCACGTCGCTGCCGTTCCTTCTGGCCCGCGGGCTGCACCACCTCGAGGCGTTCAGCGAGGCGCTCGCCCAGGGAGCGTGGGGCGATCGGGGCGGCAGGCTGGGGGAGAAGCTGCGCCAGGTGGTCGACCTCGAGCACTGGGGAGCCTTCCAGAACAGCTTCCAGGAGGTCGCGCGGCAGGCCATGGAGGTGGCCGCGGGGCGGCGCGGGAAGGCCCCCTCGACGGTGACCTTCCTGTCGGGCGACGTCCACCACAGCTACGTCAGCGAGGCGCGCCCGGCGCACGGCGGGCCGCGCCTGCAGTCGACGATCCTGCAGGCGGTCTGCTCCCCCATCCGCAACCCGCTCTCGCGCAACATGCGCTTCGCGACCGCGGTGCTCTCCTACGGCGTCGCCGGCCCGGTCGGGCGCCTCGCGTCGAGGTCGACCCGCGTGCCCGACGCGCCGCTCGCCTGGACGTACGCCGAGGGGCCGTGGTTCGACAACAACCTGGCGTTCCTGCGGCTCAACGGTCCCAGCCTGAAGATGTGGTGGGCGACCGGCGAGGTCATCGACGACCACCAGCGCCCCCGGCTGGCCAAGGTCGCCAGCTACGAGCTCGACGAGGACGGCCGTCCGCCGGCCCACGACAAGGTGCGCGAGCGCCTGGTCCGCGGACTGCGGCGGCGCTACCGCGACAAGGTCAAGGACCGGGTCAGACAGCGCTGAGCAGGCGGTCGCGGCCGCGCGCGCAGTCGCAGGTGTCCGAGCACGGCAGGTAGGTGTGCAGCGCGTGTCCGCACCCGGTGCACGGCAGGTCGTGCGAGAGGTGGACCGAGCTGGTCTCGACGGTGTCCCACATGGGGCGTCCTCCTTCCTGCCACGAGCAGTCGGTCGGCCGGCGCCGACCCGTTGCTTCCTTGACGTCGAGGGTCGCACCGGATGACGCGACTTCGCCGGGAACTCGCCCTGGAATGCCCGATCTGGGGCAGGAATGACCCGTTCGGGCCATCCGCGCGTGGTCCGTCCGGTCCCGGTCCGTCGTCCTAGGATCACCGCCATGGCCGCCCGTCCGCACGAGCTCTCGCCGCGGCAGGCGCGGCGCATCGCCGTCCGCGCACAGCTGCTGGCCGCGGACCGCCCCGACGACGTGCTGGACACGGTGCGCCACCTCGGGTTCCTCCAGGTCGACCTGACCCGGGTGGTCGCCCAGCATGCCGACCTCGCTCTGTGGTCCCGGCTGGGGAGCTCGTACGAGCCGCAGCACCTCGAGGAGCTGGTGGGCAACGGCGCGCTGGTCGAGCTCAGGGCGATGCTGCGCCCCAGCGAGGACATCGCCCTGTTCCGTGCGGACATGGACGCGTGGCCCGGTGAGCCGCCGTTGAAGGAGTGGCAGGAGGACTTGCGCGACTGGGTCGCGGCCAACGACGGGTGTCGCCGGGAGGTCCTGGCGCTTCTCCGGTCCGAGGGTCCGACCCCGGCACGGGACCTGCCCGACAGCTGTGAGGTGCCGTGGCGATCGACCGGCTGGACCAACGACAAGAACGTCATGAAGCTCCTCGAGTGCCTGGAGGCTCGAGGTGAGGTGGCGGTCGCCTCGCGCGAGGGCCGCGAGCGGCGGTGGGACCTCGCCGAGCGGATCCACCCCGGCGACCCCGCCGTACCGGCTGAGGAGGCCCACCGGGTGCTGGCCGGACGCCGCCTGCGCTCGCTCGGCATCGCCCGCCAGCGCGCCCTGGAGGCCTGGGACGAGCGCCACGACGTGCGCGACACCGGGGAGCCGGCCCGCATCGAGGGCGTACGCGGGCTGTGGCGGGTCGACCCCGACCGGCTCGCCGACCTGGGGGACTTCGAGGGGCGTACGGCGGTGCTGTCCCCGCTGGACCGGCTCGTCTTCGACCGCAAGCGGATGGAGGACGTCTTCGGCTTCGACTACCAGCTGGAGATGTACAAGCCCGCGGTCAAGCGCAGGTGGGGCTACTGGGCGATGCCCGTGCTCGACGGCGACGAGCTCGTCGGCAAGGTGGACGCCACCGCGGACCGCGAGGGCGGGGTCCTCATCGTCGACGCCGTCCACGAGGACGGCGACTGGTCGACCGCGCGTCGCCGGCGGGTCGCGTCCGAGGTCGAGGCGCTGGGGCAGTGGCTCGGGCTCGAGGTCGTACGCCCCTGACGGCCGAACGGCTCAAAGGCTCCGCAGCACGGCGAGGTCGAGCGTCTCCTCCGAGCCGCCGATCGTCCCGGTGAGGCGCGGTCCGTCTCCCAGCGGCGTCCCCACGATCCGGGCGACGGCGATCTCCACGGGCCCGGCGGTCACCACGGTGGCCGCGCCGTCGGCGGACACCTCGTCGGTCACGGCGTCGATGGCGGTGACCACGGGCGCCGCGTCCTCGCGCCCGCTGCCGCGCACCTGCATGCGGGCGGGCACGTCGATGCGCTCGCCGTCGTCGCCGACGAGGAACATCTGCGACTGACGCTCGCCGGCGACGATCGCCGCGGTCAGCGTCGCGGCCCAGACGGGGTCACCGCAGCCGTCGTAGACCCAGCGCTCGCCGAGCACGGAGTGGTCGGTGGTGGTGATCAGGTGCTCCTCCGCGCCGGCCAGGGGCTCGGCGCGGTAGGTCAGCGGCGTCTGGACGACGGAGCCGTCGTCGAGTCGCCACAGGATGGTCTCGACGCCGACCTCGCCCTCGGGATCGTCGTAGCGGTACTCCGCGACCTTCTCGGCGATGGTCCGTCCGACGGCCCACGAGCGGCTCGGCAGCCACCTCTCGACGATCTCCTGCTTGGACGGGGTGAGCGTGGCGCGGTGGACGATTCCCATGTCCCGAGACTAGGACCCGTCGAACCCGAGCGCTTCGGCCAGCCCGCGTGGGTCGCTCACCGAGAGCGTCGCGCCGGGGTGGGTGATCGTGGCGGTGGGGTCGATGGCGGGGACGGGCTCACGGAAGGCGAGGCACAGCGCTGCGTCGCCGTTGGTGGTGAACGAGACGCCGCGGTCGCTGAACGACAGGTGCGGCGGGCCGGCGGTCCTCACGAACGCGAAGCCACCCGTCACCTCCGCCGAGGCGACGTTGTCGCGCGGGGTCGCCAGGCGCCACGGGCCGTAGCGGACGTAGAGCCAGCCCGGGCCGACCTCGACGGCCGTGGTGCCCGGCCGGATCCCGAACGGTCGCCCCGCGAGGGCGTACGACGGGGCGAACGCGAAGTCGAACGACCGCACCGCCTCAGGGGTCGTGTCGGCGCCACCCGTGGAGCCGACGAGCCGGCGCAGGGCGATCGCCGCCGGGATGCGATAGGGCTGCACGACGCTCGCCGCCGGCGGGTGGACCCGCAGCAGCGCCCGGCTGCCGCCACCCGGAGCCGGCAGCACGTGGTGGTCCATCCGCACCGTGGCCGGGCCCCGGCCGACCTCCCACGCCCACGTCCGCAGTCTGGCGTCGAGGTCGGTGATGCGGAAGTCCACGGCGACGCCCGCGGGCCCGTGGAGGCGTCCCGTCGTGCCCACGGCCAGCACCGCCGTGTCGGTCTGGACGTCCCGGACCTGCGGAGCCCAGACGGGCCACTCGACCGGGTCGGTGAACCGGCGCCACACCTCGTCGGGGTGGGCCGGTCCGTACGCCTCGACCAGCACGTCAGGCCTCCTTCTGCGAGCCGCTCAGAGGATGACCGTGTCGTTGTCGCCCAGGTCGGGCTCGGCGTCGACGACCAGGCCCTTGGCGAGCTGGAGGGCGACCTTGACCTTGCCGGGGGACTCCCAGTACTCCGCTGTCGCACCGTCGACCTCGAGCAGCACGGGAGACCCAGCCGCTCTTGCCGGAGTAGGCCACGTTGACGCGCGGGTCGGCCTCGATCGCCCGCACCTTGTCGGTGTCGCGCTCGGTGATGAACCACGTCGTCCCCGGCTCGTCGAAGTCCTGCGTGCCCATCGGCGTCGAGACCAGCGCGCCCTGCAACGACACGTAGGTCAGCATCGCGATGTCGGTGTCCTTCATGATCTCGGCGACGGTGCCGAGCTGGTCGTCGTGGGTCGTCATGCCCGCGACCATGGCACGCGGGTCCCAGCGGCTGCCTCATCCACCGGGGCGGTCGGTCACGTCCGGGCCCCGGGCCGCGTCGTACTGGCAGGATGGCCCCGCCACGGGAGGAGATGCACAGCATGACGAGCAGCATGACGAGCAGCACGACCACCACCAGCACCACGAGCAGCAGGACCGCAGGCACGGGGCACGCAGCCGACGACCACGCGCTGATCCGCGTCGAGGGAGCCCGGGAGAACAACCTCAAGAACGTCAGCGTCGAGCTGCCCAAGAGGCGCCTGACCGTCTTCACGGGGGTGTCCGGGTCCGGCAAGAGCTCGCTGGTGTTCGCCACGATCGCCGCCGAGTCGCAGCGACTGATCAACGAGACCTACAGCGCGTTCGTCCAGGGCTTCATGCCGACCCTGTCGCGGCCGGACGTGGACCACCTCGAGGGCCTGACGACGGCGATCATCGTCGACCAGGAGCGGATGGGTGCCAACCCCCGCTCGACCGTCGGCACCGCCACCGACGCCAACGCGATGCTGCGGATCCTCTTCAGCAGGCTCGGGGACCCGTACGTCGGGCCGCCGACGGCGTACTCGTTCAACGTCCCGACCCGCAAGGCCAGCGGGATGATGACCACCGAGAAGGGCGGCCGCACCGAGCGTCGCATCGCCAAGCAGGAGGTCTACCTCGGTGGCATGTGCCCGCGCTGCGAGGGCATGGGCAAGGTCAACGACATCGACCGCACGGCGCTCTACGACGAGGACAAGTCGCTCTCGGACGGTGCGCTGACGGTGCCGGGCTACTCGATGGACGGGTGGTACGGCCGGCTGTTCGAGGGCATGGGCCTGCCGATGGACAAGCCGATCCGGTCGTTCACCAAGAAGCAGCTCGAGACGATGCTGTGGGCCGAGCCGACCAAGATCAAGGTCGAGGGCGTCAACCTGACGTTCAACGGCATCATCCCGCAGATCCAGAAGTCGATGCTGTCCAAGGACCCCGAGGCGATGCAGCCCCACATCCGGCGCTTCGTGGAGCGGGCGGTGACCTTCCAGACCTGCCCCGACTGCGAGGGCACGCGGCTCACGCCCGAGGCGCGGAGGTCGAAGATCCGCGGGAGGTCGATCGCCGACCTGTGCGAGATGCAGATCAGCGACCTCGCCGACTGGGTCCGCGAGCTGGACGAGCCCTCCGTGGCACCGCTGCTGAAGGGGCTGCAGCACCTGCTCGACTCGTTCTCCGAGATCGGTCTGGGCTACCTCTCGCTCGACCGGCCCGCAGGCACCCTGTCCGGCGGCGAGGCCCAGCGCACCAAGATGATCCGTCACCTGGGGTCGTCGCTGACCGACGTCACGTACGTCTTCGACGAGCCCACCATCGGGCTGCACCCGCACGACATCGAGCGGATGAACAACCTCCTCCTGCAGCTGCGCGACAAGGGCAACACGGTGCTCGTCGTCGAGCACAAGCCCGAGACGATCCAGATCGCGGACCACGTCGTCGACATCGGCCCGGCGGCGGGTGCCGCCGGCGGCGAGATCTGCTTCGAGGGGGACGTCGACGGCCTGCGCGCCAGCGACACGGTCACCGGCAATCACCTCGACGACCGCGCTCGGCTCAAGGAGTCCGTACGCGCGGCGACGGGTGCGATGGAGGTGCGCGGGGCCTCGACGCACAACCTCAAGGACGTCGACGTCGACGTGCCGCTCGGGCTGCTGACCGTCGTCACCGGCGTGGCGGGGTCCGGGAAGAGCTCGCTGATCCACGGCTCGCTGGCGGGCCGCGACGAGGTCGTCGTGATCGACCAGGGCGCGATCAAGGGCTCGCGCCGCAGCAACCCCGCCACGTACACCGGTCTGCTCGAGCCGATCCGCAAGGCCTTCGCGAAGGCGAACGGCGTCAAGCCGGCGCTCTTCAGCTCCAACTCCGAGGGTGCGTGCTCGACCTGCAACGGCGCCGGCGTGATCTTCACCGAGCTCGGCCCGATGGCGACCGTCGAGTCGCCCTGCGAGGAGTGCGAGGGCCGCCGCTTCAAGGCCGAGGTGCTGGAGTACACCCTCGGCGGCAAGGACATCGCCGAGGTGCACGAGATGTCGGTGGTGGACGCCCTCGAGCTGTTCAGCGACGGCGAGGCGAGGATCCCGGCCGCGGTGAAGGTGCTCGAGCGGCTCGCCGACGTCGGCCTCGGCTACCTCTCGCTCGGCCAGCCCCTGACCACCCTCTCCGGCGGCGAGCGCCAGCGGCTCAAGCTCGCCACGCAGATGGGTGAGAAGGGCGACGTCTACATCCTCGACGAGCCCACCACGGGCCTGCACCTCGCCGACGTGGAGAACCTCCTCGCCCTGCTGGACCGGCTCGTCGACTCCGGCAAGTCGGTGATCGTCATCGAGCACCACCAGGCCGTGATGGCGCACGCCGACTGGATCATCGACCTCGGCCCGGGAGCCGGCCACGACGGCGGCACGGTCGTCTTCGAGGGGCCGCCC
It contains:
- a CDS encoding alkaline phosphatase D family protein produces the protein MSGQDGAPEGRLRLGPLLRYVDDTSAAVWVETEDPATVTVTRGDTSATARTFTVHDHHYALVELDGLAPGTTEPYTVTIDEGQVWPPTGSPFPPPVIATLEPGRPLRMAFGSCRTSFTHDEEGNRTHGVDALRAWALRTADQVAAADPDDPDLAPDRLPDLVLFLGDQVYADETTAEMKEFIESRRDIEQPPWTELQDYEEYAHLYRLAWSDPANRWLLSTVPSAMIFDDHDIRDDWNTSLDWRREMEATSWWHGRIVAGLASYWVYQHLGNMSPAEREHDEVYQAVRAHRGHDEQDLGPLLDAFAARVDQQPQTYRWSYTRDFDTQARLVVVDSRAARQLDPDNRAMLDPDEAAWLDEQLRGDVDHLLIGTSLPFLLARGLHHLEAFSEALAQGAWGDRGGRLGEKLRQVVDLEHWGAFQNSFQEVARQAMEVAAGRRGKAPSTVTFLSGDVHHSYVSEARPAHGGPRLQSTILQAVCSPIRNPLSRNMRFATAVLSYGVAGPVGRLASRSTRVPDAPLAWTYAEGPWFDNNLAFLRLNGPSLKMWWATGEVIDDHQRPRLAKVASYELDEDGRPPAHDKVRERLVRGLRRRYRDKVKDRVRQR
- a CDS encoding DNA glycosylase AlkZ-like family protein — protein: MAARPHELSPRQARRIAVRAQLLAADRPDDVLDTVRHLGFLQVDLTRVVAQHADLALWSRLGSSYEPQHLEELVGNGALVELRAMLRPSEDIALFRADMDAWPGEPPLKEWQEDLRDWVAANDGCRREVLALLRSEGPTPARDLPDSCEVPWRSTGWTNDKNVMKLLECLEARGEVAVASREGRERRWDLAERIHPGDPAVPAEEAHRVLAGRRLRSLGIARQRALEAWDERHDVRDTGEPARIEGVRGLWRVDPDRLADLGDFEGRTAVLSPLDRLVFDRKRMEDVFGFDYQLEMYKPAVKRRWGYWAMPVLDGDELVGKVDATADREGGVLIVDAVHEDGDWSTARRRRVASEVEALGQWLGLEVVRP
- a CDS encoding CG0192-related protein; translation: MGIVHRATLTPSKQEIVERWLPSRSWAVGRTIAEKVAEYRYDDPEGEVGVETILWRLDDGSVVQTPLTYRAEPLAGAEEHLITTTDHSVLGERWVYDGCGDPVWAATLTAAIVAGERQSQMFLVGDDGERIDVPARMQVRGSGREDAAPVVTAIDAVTDEVSADGAATVVTAGPVEIAVARIVGTPLGDGPRLTGTIGGSEETLDLAVLRSL
- a CDS encoding SRPBCC family protein, with product MLVEAYGPAHPDEVWRRFTDPVEWPVWAPQVRDVQTDTAVLAVGTTGRLHGPAGVAVDFRITDLDARLRTWAWEVGRGPATVRMDHHVLPAPGGGSRALLRVHPPAASVVQPYRIPAAIALRRLVGSTGGADTTPEAVRSFDFAFAPSYALAGRPFGIRPGTTAVEVGPGWLYVRYGPWRLATPRDNVASAEVTGGFAFVRTAGPPHLSFSDRGVSFTTNGDAALCLAFREPVPAIDPTATITHPGATLSVSDPRGLAEALGFDGS
- a CDS encoding pyridoxamine 5'-phosphate oxidase family protein; protein product: MLLEVDGATAEYWESPGKVKVALQLAKGLVVDAEPDLGDNDTVIL
- a CDS encoding ATP-binding cassette domain-containing protein; translated protein: MTSSTTTTSTTSSRTAGTGHAADDHALIRVEGARENNLKNVSVELPKRRLTVFTGVSGSGKSSLVFATIAAESQRLINETYSAFVQGFMPTLSRPDVDHLEGLTTAIIVDQERMGANPRSTVGTATDANAMLRILFSRLGDPYVGPPTAYSFNVPTRKASGMMTTEKGGRTERRIAKQEVYLGGMCPRCEGMGKVNDIDRTALYDEDKSLSDGALTVPGYSMDGWYGRLFEGMGLPMDKPIRSFTKKQLETMLWAEPTKIKVEGVNLTFNGIIPQIQKSMLSKDPEAMQPHIRRFVERAVTFQTCPDCEGTRLTPEARRSKIRGRSIADLCEMQISDLADWVRELDEPSVAPLLKGLQHLLDSFSEIGLGYLSLDRPAGTLSGGEAQRTKMIRHLGSSLTDVTYVFDEPTIGLHPHDIERMNNLLLQLRDKGNTVLVVEHKPETIQIADHVVDIGPAAGAAGGEICFEGDVDGLRASDTVTGNHLDDRARLKESVRAATGAMEVRGASTHNLKDVDVDVPLGLLTVVTGVAGSGKSSLIHGSLAGRDEVVVIDQGAIKGSRRSNPATYTGLLEPIRKAFAKANGVKPALFSSNSEGACSTCNGAGVIFTELGPMATVESPCEECEGRRFKAEVLEYTLGGKDIAEVHEMSVVDALELFSDGEARIPAAVKVLERLADVGLGYLSLGQPLTTLSGGERQRLKLATQMGEKGDVYILDEPTTGLHLADVENLLALLDRLVDSGKSVIVIEHHQAVMAHADWIIDLGPGAGHDGGTVVFEGPPAEMVAAKDPTLTAQHLAAYVGA